The following proteins come from a genomic window of Diceros bicornis minor isolate mBicDic1 chromosome 4, mDicBic1.mat.cur, whole genome shotgun sequence:
- the FCRL4 gene encoding LOW QUALITY PROTEIN: Fc receptor-like protein 4 (The sequence of the model RefSeq protein was modified relative to this genomic sequence to represent the inferred CDS: inserted 2 bases in 1 codon) yields MLLWASLLVLAPVGGPVATAPKPTISLNPPWTTFFRGQKVNLTCNGFLLKAPGKIEWYWRYSGREIRMETPGNTLRVRFSGDYKCQAQGSLPSDPVRLLFSSDLLILQAPHSVFEGDALVLRCQRKGKEKLIAVKYTYKGKVISNSNKTLDLLIPQASSNNSGYYQCIGSMDKNYILRSSYKLIKIQELFPRPKLQVTASQPTEGNSVNLSCETQLPLERSDTRLHYVFFRDNGVVLSDWSTSPELQITTIWKEDSGSYWCGAETVTRSVRKQSLPLQIRVQRIPVSGVLLETQPQERQVVEGETLVLVCSVAEGTGDTMFSWHREDTKQSLGRKSQRSQKAELEISVIRESHAGEYYCTADNGYGLIQSEVVNITVRSAPGYRTGLIAAGATGVSLSILLLAVALMFYCWHQRKSETSSSPSRNPLSSVSMAQLSTGGGFLRDTTRSPPTPGSRGPFHPTCPAPVELQPLYDNAHPKEGDLVYSEIQFIQLGEEREAKTSRTSLEDKHASVVYSEVKTRHXGDSTGKVRSNDEDAVESCNNVLLMWLVPNPKPVAQCSPQGLWSYQLVPTSQFFLPMCTDS; encoded by the exons CAACTGCACCCAAACCCACGATTTCCCTCAATCCTCCATGGACCACCTTCTTCAGAGGACAGAAGGTGAATCTGACTTGCAATGGATTTCTCCTCAAGGCACCAGGGAAAATAGAATGGTACTGGCGGTACTCTGGAAGAGAAATACGAATGGAAACCCCAGGCAACACACTTCGGGTCCGTTTTTCTGGAGACTACAAATGCCAGGCCCAAGGCTCACTGCCAAGTGACCCTGTGCGCTTGCTCTTTTCTTCAG ACCTCCTCATCCTTCAGGCCCCACATTCTGTGTTTGAAGGTGACGCGTTGGTTCTGAGATGCCagagaaaggggaaagagaaacTGATTGCTGTGAAATACACTTACAAAGGAAAAGTTATCTCTAATTCTAATAAAACCTTGGATCTTTTGATACCACAAGCAAGTTCAAATAACAGTGGCTATTACCAATGCATTGGATCTATGGACAAAAATTATATACTTAGATCAAGTTACAAACTTATTAAAATTCAAG aACTATTTCCACGTCCAAAGCTGCAAGTCACAGCCTCCCAGCCAACAGAGGGAAATTCTGTGAACTTGAGCTGTGAAACACAGCTTCCTCTAGAGCGGTCCGACACTCGGCTTCACTACGTCTTCTTCAGAGATAACGGGGTCGTCCTGTCAGACTGGAGCACATCCCCAGAACTCCAGATCACAACCATCTGGAAAGAAGACTCAGGATCATACTGGTGTGGTGCTGAAACAGTGACCCGCAGCGTCCGCAAACAAAGTCTCCCGCTACAGATCCGCGTGCAGA GAATCCCCGTGTCTGGAGTGCTTTTGGAGACCCAGCCCCAGGAGAGGCAGGTGGTTGAAGGGGAGACGCTGGTCCTTGTCTGCTCCGTGGCTGAAGGCACAGGGGACACCATGTTCTCCTGGCACAGAGAAGACACAAAGCAGAGTCTGGGGAGGAAAAGTCAGCGTTCTcagaaggcagagctggagatatCTGTTATCAGGGAGAGCCATGCCGGGGAATACTACTGTACAGCTGACAATGGCTATGGCCTCATCCAGAGTGAGGTAGTGAACATCACTGTGAGAA GTGCTCCGGGTTATAGAACTGGCCTTATTGCTGCGGGAGCCACTGGGGTGTCGCTCAGCATTCTTCTCCTGGCTGTGGCCCTGATGTTTTACTGCTGGCACCAGAGGAAATCAG agaCTTCCTCGAGTCCAAGCCGGAACCCACTATCTTCTGTTTCAATGGCCCAGCTCTCCACAG GAGGTGGTTTTCTGAGAGACACAACCAG gagtcctcccaccccaggctcAAGAGGGCCCTTCCATCCCACATGCCCTGCCCCAGTGGAGCTGCAGCCATTGTATGACAATG CGCACCCCAAAGAGGGAGACTTGGTATATTCTGAGATCCAGTTTATTCAgctgggagaagaaagggaag CCAAGACCTCCAGAACATCTTTAGAGGACAAG CATGCCTCCGTTGTCTACTCGGAGGTGAAGACACGGCA AGGTGATTCAACTGGAAAGGTCCGCTCTAATGATGAAGATGCCGTGGAAAGTTGCAACAACGTCCTACTCATGTGGCTTGTCCCTAATCCAAAGCCTGTAGCTCAGTGCAGCCCTCAAGGTCTCTGGAGTTACCAGCTGGTTCCAACTTCCCAGTTCTTCTTGCCCATGTGCACTGACTCCTGA